One Osmerus mordax isolate fOsmMor3 chromosome 26, fOsmMor3.pri, whole genome shotgun sequence DNA segment encodes these proteins:
- the LOC136935885 gene encoding interferon-induced protein 44-like, giving the protein MFATNATQDRTIMETKLRKAQETELCRLIGNVQLSLLYKASYHGKQAAAFHQKCDRKGPTLTVGYSKGHIFGGYTSKDFDQTGQYVHDDKAFLFSFKRGQIVKYPVQDGSSALVQNGHDGPSFGKSLVFLPSGQLSIQSNSGYSYNFDAAEMHGNHLQLTECEVFQVEEGRTLEKPWRNIIWEAERKKELIESIKQYKPIISSVSQIKVLLIGPIGAGKSSFFNSINSIFRGHVTNQALSGSSSTSLTTRFRTYSVKAGREGKPLPIILCDTMGLEEATGAGIDVDDVISILKGHMPNRHQFHPSVPLQTVDKSAQLQDQIHCVAYVIDGCKVSIMSAKMEAKLSAIRWKINRLGIPQLVLMTKVDEACPDVADDLRNIYVSQYIRTKAQEVSVRLGVPLSCVLPVKNYSEELELDLSTDILLLTALVQMLRSTDSYFDDISELDVHD; this is encoded by the exons ATGTTTGCAACTAATGCAACGCAGGACAGGACCATTATGGAAACCAAACTAAGGAAGGCGCAAGAAACGGAGTTGTGCCGACTAATTGGAAACGTCCAACTCAGTCTGTTGTACAAGGCCAGCTACCACGGCAAACAAGCAGCCGCATTTCACCAGAAATGTGATCGCAAGGGTCCTACACTCACTGTTGGATACTCTAAAGGGCACATATTTGGAGGGTACACAAGTAAAGATTTTGACCAAACCGGTCAGTACGTACATGACGACAAAGCTTTTCTTTTCAGTTTCAAACGGGGACAGATTGTTAAGTATCCTGTTCAAGATGGCTCGTCGGCGCTCGTGCAGAACGGACACGATGGTCCTTCTTTTGGAAAGAGTTTGGTTTTTTTACCAAGTGGTCAATTATCCATTCAGTCCAACTCTGGATACAGTTACAACTTTGATGCCGCTGAAATGCACGGCAACCACCTACAACTAACTGAATGTGAAGTGTTTCAAGTGGAAG AGGGTAGGACTCTGGAGAAACCATGGAGGAACATAATTTGGGAAGCTGA GAGAAAAAAGGAGCTGATAGAATCCATTAAGCAGTACAAGCCCATTATCAGTTCAGTGTCTCAGATCAAGGTTCTGCTCATTGGTCCCATTGGTGCTGGAAAGTCCAGCTTCTTCAACTCCATCAACTCCATCTTCAGAGGGCATGTGACCAACCAGGCTTTATCCGGAAGCTCTAGCACCAGCCTCACCACTCGG TTTCGTACCTACTCTGTGAAGgctggacgagagggcaaaccCCTGCCAATCATATTGTGTGACACCATGGGATTGGAGGAGGCCACAGGGGCGGGAATAGATGTGGATGATGTCATCAGCATTCTTAAAGGTCACATGCCTAACAGACACCAG TTCCATCCCTCAGTCCCTCTCCAAACAGTTGATAAGTCAGCACAGCTGCAGGATCAGATCCATTGTGTTGCCTATGTTATCGATGGCTGCAAGGTCTCCATCATGTCTGCCAAAATGGAGGCAAAACTGTCTGCCATTCGCTGGAAGATCAACCGGCTAG GCATCCCTCAGCTGGTTCTGATGACTAAAGTGGATGAGGCCTGTCCCGATGTAGCAGACGACCTCAGGAACATCTACGTCAGCCAGTACATTAGGACAAAG GCCCAGGAAGTCAGTGTCCGTCTCGGTGTTCCCCTGtcctgtgtgcttcctgtgaagaactacagcgaggagctggagctggacctGAGCACTGACATCCTGCTCCTCACTGCTCTGGTCCAGATGCTGCGCAGCACTGACAGCTACTTTGATGACATCAGCGAGCTAGATGTGCATGACTAG